The genomic region CGTCCGTCTGGATGTCACAAGCCTGGATATACAGCAGGTGTGGAAGAGCGTGCaattgtcgtcgtcgtcgtcgtcgtcgctgcGTTCCCctcaaattcaattcaattcaatgtgTGTTCAAGGTGGTTCAAATCTGTTGGGAAAACCAACTGTACGATGCTATGATCTACGTGTTCAACAGTGGCATGAATGACTACATCACACCAATGGAGGTACTCAAGAAAGCTCTTGTCGTCAAGTAGTCAGGTGGCTTTGGAATACAAACGTTGCTAAGCCGGGATCGGATTTTTGGGTTCGGGTTTTTTTTGCTCGTGGGTGACCTTTATCAGATTGTTTTTGGACAGTTCCTTTGGTTTGGGCTGACTTTCATGTACAGTTTTTGTAATGAGAGCCAGGTTCGGGTATATCAAGCATCAAGCGGACATTTGTGGTCATTCAGCAACACAAGACGGTTCCTTCATCTTTCGTAGTCGTAGCCAGAGATTGAAACACCTCCGTTCCTGTTCTGAAAAGGAGGAAAACAAAATGCTGACCTCTTGTTTCAGAAGCTTTTTGCTGTGATTGCTCCACCGCTTCGGGAGGGAAGGAGCTTAACAGGTCAGCTTCTTTTCTGCAACTCATTTGTATGGGACGGATATAGTCCTAATACCTGGCCTGATTTTGAACAGCTGAACAAGTGGTGATGGGAAACAAACTTTTGGTGTATATCAGGTAAGCCAAGATTGGGTCGTTGAATGGCGGCGGCTTTTTGTGACGTAAAAATCCATTCTGAAGCTGGATCCATGTGtggtatttttatttgtatttttttggggtgaaGTTGTTGTCTGGCAGGAAGAGCATATCCCCTGGGAAACATCCCCGAGGATCTTGTGGTTCAGGTCAAGATTCAGGTATCAAACCGTCAGCCCGATTGAACAATGGAGAGGCACGCACCGTGCTCCGTGCTCGGACCATGAAATGTGCACTTTTGTTTTGAAGTCAAGAGGAAGTGGCATGTAATACGCAGCTCTCTGTGTTTGTCAGGTATTTGAGTACCTGATTGTGCTCCACACAGGGGAGTCCTCATCCTCATCTGATGCTTACCCTCTTATTCATACCCTCCTCCACTTTGACACTCGAGAATTCCTTAATGTGCTCGCCATGGTGAGTTTTCCTCAATGCTATGTGGCGAATAGGGCTTTTGGGTGAGTTTTCCCTCAATGCTATGTGGCCAATATGGCTTTTTGGTGTTTGTCCGAGAGCTCGTTTACTAGAGCTCATTCACTCGAGCCAGCGGGCCAGAAACTCTGGAGGAAATTCTCATCTGGAGGCGCTGATGAGGAGTAACGCATGCTTTCTTCTTTCTAGACATTTGAAGACTTTCAAAATGACAAGCAAGCCATCGAGTACCAGCAGAGGATAGTGGACATTTTACTTCAGGTAAAAGGATACATGCGTGTACAGGGCTCTCGAGACAAACGCAATCTTATCACTTTGTCAGTAAACATCAAAACAATCTTAATGAGGGTGAATTTGGATCCATTTCACACTTTGTATGGACAGCATAAGATTCTTTTGTTCGAAAACGGGCATGTGGATACGCAAGGCGACTGTATCGGCTATAGATTTCACGCAAAGTCAAATAAATGTTCAATATTAAATGACAGCTCCTTTGTTGATCAATCAAATCTGGTCTGCCTTGACATGAATGTTGATGCTTTTGCTCCAATGTGCTCCAGGTGATGGTGGACAACCCAGACTTTACACCGTGCCAGGTGGGCGGCCTTTTTGCCTTTTTGGCCCGGCAGCTGTCCAAACCGGACAACACGCTTTTTGTCAACAGAAAATTATTTGATCAGGTAAGCTGTTCCGTTCAAAAGCACTCGATTTCTTCGAATGAGCAAAGAAATACAAACAGTGGTTCCAAAAttggttaaaaacaaaaaaagaaggaaggaaggaaggaatttATCACTTTCAGTTGGATAACTTGAGATCTTAAGTTGAACACGTGTGATTTgcctccagccagccagccagccagccagccagattTGCATTGGTCATTGCTCTCTATGATATTGGTTTTAGGTGTTGGAATTCCTCTGCAGACCAGACGACGTCTCTCGACACGCTGAACGACAGCAGGTTTGAATCAAGCAAAGAATCGAATGGAAAATATTCACCATAACGCTCGAGAATGTGTGCTCCCAGATATTTCAAACGTAGGTTCACGTCACACTGAATAGAAGATCACATTTTGTCGTATGTGACGCGCATTGAGGAAAAAAGCCCTTGACGAATGACTTTGCAGCCATTCCAAACTTAGAACCTATCCTGCCAGTTGCAGCTTTGAAGCAGAGAAGATGCCACATAGCACAGGACAATCAATAAGTGAAGAAAATCACACATGACATTTTTAGATTTGTTTTGATGACCTTTGGGGTCTGCACGatgatcattctcaaaaataGTTCTAGTCCTTGCTTCTAGACAAGAAAGGAACGTTGTCTTGCTATATTGCTACGTTTGATTCTTTTCTTGTTTTCAAGGTTCTGCTGCAGCTGCTCCAGGTTGGAGGAGTGGTCCAGTTTGATGAAGAAAAGCTGTTGACTTTGTCGCAGAGAGCCACGTTGTGAGTAGCTGACCAAAACTACGTTTGCATCACGATAGCCATACTCGCTCGGAAGGAAATGCACGCTAGAGGAAAAAGAACAAATACAATCGAGTGGCATTTCGTCGCATTAAATACCGCAATGAAACCGTAGCATTCGTGGGACAAAACGCTTTCCTCGGCAAGCAGACGTCACATATTAGGGCCAATACTTGGGCGTCAATGAACCCATTTGCAAGTCTATTGTTTTTGTGCGTGCCTTCCAATCCAGCTACCAAATTTTGGAATTTCTCTACGAGAAGAAACGTATGTACGACAAGACCATCGACTGCTACCTAAAAGACCCTCTGAGAAAGGTCAGAAAAGATAGCTGGAATGGAGGGAGAGCCAGCCCTTTCCAACGTACGTGTGTGGGTGTGTCTTTGCGTACATGCAGGGCGAGATCTTCAGCTATATGGAGCAACTGATGTCCACGTCGAGCCACACATCCCAGGAGAAAGAGACCGTGAAGAAGAAAACGCTCCGACACATTCAGGTCAGCGAATGTGCCTTGTTGATTCAAAATACCTATGGTTGCCAATCATGCAACGGGAAAAGACCCAAATCATTTTGACGTCCCTGGACTCTACCTGAAGAAGTGCAAGTGTGCCTGTCCCATTGGTCAGAAGGCTCGCTCTTACATCAGGGAACGGCAAAAAACAGAAGTTCGACAACAACTTTTTGTCTCTGTGTAAATAGCCCTGGTTTGACCCTCTCACGGTACACATATGTCAGTTTGATTTTTCAAGTGGAGTGTGTGCAAATGATGGCGCTTCTTTTGTCCAACTTTGCTCTTTTTAACCAATGTACGTACGTTACACGTATGTTAACAGGATCTGATCATCTTTGATACGAGCAAATCCGCCGACCTGGTTGTGTGTCACTTTGCTGAAGAAGTGGATCAAATTCTTTGCGCTCTCCCGGTATGTGCACGCAAATGATTTTGTCGTTTGTCTGCCGCATCGGTCACAAACAACCCAATCAATATTTGCAAAGTGAACACACCAATTGAAGgaagcattttgagaagacTTCACTTGTGGTCTTTTAAAGCATTTCAAGAGAGTGTCAAATGGTGGAAATTAGCTTTGACCGAGTGCAGTACATGTTGGTCAAATCATCTGATGTCAAGCTTACAATAGtcttttgtctgtgtgtgtgtgtgtgtgtgtgtgtgtgtgtgtctcttccTACAGGATGGCAAGCTGCTTTTCAACTTTTTGACCTCATTCATGGAGTCATGGTTTGCTGGCTGTCGTACAAAACTTTCCCGGCCATCTTTGTTTTGTGTCACCGACAACTTGTTTGGTCTTTCTTAGGGAGCGTCATTATCCAGGGACCAGCCTTCCTCTGGAACATGATCTTCACACGCGTCTGCTGGACCTACTGTGCCGCTTTGCCCCTCAACAGCTCTTGGCTTTCCTTCAAAGCTCACCGCACTACAGATTGGAGGAAGCGATTCAAGTACGACAATCTGTCTTGATTGGAAATGATGTGAAATGTTGTGATGGCCTCGCTCTCCCTGCAATTGGGAGAAAATCTCGTCCTCATCCAAATTGGCCGAGCAAAGGTGTAGGCGGGAGATTCCAATTGACTTGTCTCATTCTTTGTTTAGATCACGGAGAAGTACTGTCACAGCGAAGCCACAGCTTATCTGCTTGAGAAGAAGGGAGACTGCAATGGAGCCTTTGCAGTTTTGTTGGAGGTACGTCGTCCATTTAGACTTGTGATAGGAATCTGTTAAGTTCATTTACTGAGTTCATGTGGGAAAGCATCTTGTGAAGCCAAATTGTGAAAAGAATTCTCCGCCTCAACTCTCCCTTGATAGGCGTTCAAAGAGCAGCTTTCGCTACTGACCGCTGACACCAGCGGAGGGCCGAAGGAAGACGACAAAGAAAACCAGTGCATGGTATTGAAGAGGGTGGAACATTCCCTCGATACCATCATTGCTTTGGGTCGGCGCAACTCCAAGAAACTCCAGCCGCCGCAAATCAAGGTCATTTCTCTTACTGTCAAGAAAGCGCAAGTACTTTTTTTGAATTCCACTTTGGGCTGCAGTGAGCACAAtgaccttgccttgccttgcctagTTATGTTTCActgctctttttttcttccattcaggAGCTGTGGTTTTCATTATTGGAGACATTGATGACTCCCCAGAAACAGGGTAAAGCAGCTCACTCATCCACTACTTTGTTGGCCCACGGGACGTAATGTGTGAGCTGCACTCAAACGTCACaggggcgggcaggcaggcagccacgcacgcaggcaggcaggcaggcaggcaggcagccacgcaggcaggcaggcaggcaggcaggcaggcaggcagacaggcagacaggcaggcaggcaggcaggcaggcaggcagacagacagacagacagacaggcagacagacaggcaggcagacaggcaggcagacagacagccaTACTGTGAAGACCACATGCTGGAAATATACGAAGAATTCTAGGTCTAACCAAAGCATGGTTAAGCACCGCTGCCCGACCTCATTTGGCAAAACGGATCTTTTTTCAGGCTGACGTTATTTTACAAAACGTATGCTTGCCGTTCTCCTGAACAGCGACGAATTTGGAAAGGTTTTGGCTCAGTTCTCGTCAATGCAGCATTTTGTGCTTGCCTTTTGCAGTCTTAAAGGATCTGACAATGAACGTTCTCAACAGTATGAGCAGCTTGGTTTCAATGCCTGCTATCATCCAGCAGATACTGCAGGTTTGTGCATTTGTACCTTTACCACAATAGCCTACTTTGTCATGCTGCCACTTGCCATCTGACCAAAGCTCTTGTCTAACAGAGTCCCGTTTATGAGAAAGGACAACTTGCAGAGATCCAAGTCCTTATCCTTGGAATGCTTGACACCTTCAACTATGAACAGGTAAATGGACACGTGGAGGGCAAGGCTTTGTCCTATACATACCTCATTGGTGTTTTGTGTTCCAGACTTTATTTGAAACAACAACGAGTCTGTTAAATCATGACCTGCACTGGTCCTTGGCTCATCTGCGCACGGCCGTCACAAAGGGACTCCACCCCAGACAAGACTACTGCAACATTTGCCTGCAGCAGTACAAGAGGTGGCAGGACCCAGCTGAGCAGATCCTTTTATTCAGGTAGCCCAATGTCAAATGACATACGGACATAGGTACATTAGTGTTGCCACTGGAGAGCCAAAGCTCCATTTTACacgctaaccctaacctaactaGCCGAGGGGCTAGCGAATGTGCCGTGATCCTCCTACATGAAGCGTAAATCTGAAATGACGTTCTCAATAGTAAGGAATCTGTCTCTCTTCTCAGCTGTGGTCACCTATACCACATTCAGtgcatgcagcagcagcaaactaTGGACTGTGGCTTGGGAGGTGCTtcagagcagcagcagcggcggcggcagcagcagcaacagcaggagcagcagcagcaggagcagcagcagcagcagcagcaacaccagcagcagcagcaacaccagcagcagcaccagcagcagcagcagcaccagcagcagcagcagcagtggaGCTGCTACAAGTGTTCCACCATCCATCGAGGAAAAGGCGGGCAGTATAGTATACCAAAGAGAGTTCGGAGTACATCCCTTGCACAGGTCTGTATTTGAGGCTGTGCCATGAAAAATGCACCCAAAAGCATGGCCCAGCGCTGCTCTGCTGCAATCTTCTGCTGAATATCTTTTCCCCAGACTCGACTTTCATCCCTGCATCACGATGAAGCTCGTCGAAAGAAGGTTGGGATCTTGAGACAAAAGGAATAGGTTGTAATAAATGAACCAACTTTGGCAATGTAGGTTTTGGAGGAGGTCACGCTGGATTTTCAACAAGAGCAGTCGTGGGATCAGCTGCGTTGTTTATACAAAGGGCCATCAAGGGTAAGTCATTTGGCACGGCGCCATTGCATGCCATTGTTTTGAATAGCTCACCTACTCTTTGCGTTCCGCTTTATAGACGTCTGGCTGTGTTTTGTTGTCTTTATAAATTGCCTCTTCAGTTGGCCATCCTGACGGAGCTCTCTCAGCGCCACAGCAGTGATCGAGCAGGGACACTCATTCAAGCCCATCCGGCACAAGAGGTTTTGAGTCTTAAACTGTCTCCTCCACCTCTGTTGGAAGAATAGCAAGGTGAGCACGTGCCACTTGTTGATTTGTCTCCACCCTAAACTCTGGATGGAGTGAGTGGGCTCTACTCCAACATACTAGTTGTCAATGATTTTGTTCCCACCTCATCAGTGATGCTCGAATGACGTACGATATGTTTGCGACCTGTGAGACTTGTTGGTAAATGTATACAATGTGGGCAAGTCAACTCCAATTGGTTCCAAACGATTGGGCAGATGCTCTTTTTGAGGCATGGGCAACAACACAGGCCAAACAGTGTGCTCAAATGATTTTATTAGCATGTTCAAATAAAAGTGGCTTGAAAGCAAACAAGAAATACAGGATGGGCAGGAAGGACTAAGAATGATATGAACGCTCAAGCGCCACGCTCCGGCACTGTTGAGGTCACCAATCTCTGCTGGGGACAGGAGAAATCAAACGTTTTTTTCTGCTATTGATCATCCACTATGACTTAAGAGGGATGGCTCGCGAATACCTTGAATTATTCAAGCTCAACAAGCAAATCTCCTTCACCGACCGTCTCTCCCGGCTTACAGTGGACACGCTTAACCTGGCACGAAACAAAGATGGACGACAACACACTAAGCGCACAATAGTCTGTTTGGAATTAGATTTCATTGATTGTGGTGACACTGACCTTTGCTTGTTTGACAGCAGTCATACTGTTCTGCATTTTCATGGCTTCAATAACACAAATCTCTTGGCCTTCTGCAACCTACAGTACACGCAACATAACGTGAAAAAGGCAAAGAGCATGAGAGAAAGAAGGCTTCAACGCAGCATCCTACAAGACAGCGCCACGGATCATGGTTTACCTGGTCACCCGCCTCAACAGTAACTGCCACCACCGTGCCAGGCATTGGCGACCGCAGGATGCTGCTGGTATCTTCGGGAACTTTATCTGGCATGTAAGTGTTTAACTTGGCAGCCAACTTGGACAGAATGCGAACCTTGAACTGCAGAAATAGAAAAGGGTTGAACACAATTAAGGTTGG from Syngnathus typhle isolate RoL2023-S1 ecotype Sweden linkage group LG8, RoL_Styp_1.0, whole genome shotgun sequence harbors:
- the vps8 gene encoding vacuolar protein sorting-associated protein 8 homolog isoform X1; protein product: MSQSLDAGALLSSSSPLDPMDEGVIDDKEFDIPQVDTPPTLESILNELEDEEEPFVLEDTCVLNTENIDAHSCDTASLASSDSGDPAHFKRKKKAGEWKAAIHGSVLRHSVLQGISAQIVSAADKVDAGLPTAITLAGVIVVGTSHGLALVFDNNQALRLCLGTKTTGAEFGAISALSINNDCSRLLCGFANGQMTMWDLANGKLLRTITDAHPPGTAILHVKFTDDPTLAVCSDSGGSVFELAFRRVMGMRSCDSRCLFSGSKGEVCCIEPLRAYPDFSEHPICHYSMLALASLTKILVIGLKPSLKVWMTFPYSKSEPSSVPQLAWHFVSVQMAVHPFLAFSKGDTVHFLMIKREEMGAIHVIKQRHIHLSCDIISLNWINGRTLVLVDSHEKLQVVDRPSQEILEILDLEQVQLVYNSRHFKSLATGGNVSRALALVGEKACYQSISSYAGQMVCLGTKSAHSMTLRTWRERIDCLLKQEHFVEALSLAWSFHERTAKAVIGLCGDPVKRRGIVGDKMVEILLLFADHAMNKCPEQGRIQVMEQHFHDVIPTLIDFCLLLQRPDLLFEQLYAGLAENAVAKGVFLESLESYVVTERLGHLPTPIMKDLLAHYHSNALMDNLERCIVRLDVTSLDIQQVVQICWENQLYDAMIYVFNSGMNDYITPMEKLFAVIAPPLREGRSLTAEQVVMGNKLLVYISCCLAGRAYPLGNIPEDLVVQVKIQVFEYLIVLHTGESSSSSDAYPLIHTLLHFDTREFLNVLAMTFEDFQNDKQAIEYQQRIVDILLQVMVDNPDFTPCQVGGLFAFLARQLSKPDNTLFVNRKLFDQVLEFLCRPDDVSRHAERQQVLLQLLQVGGVVQFDEEKLLTLSQRATFYQILEFLYEKKRMYDKTIDCYLKDPLRKGEIFSYMEQLMSTSSHTSQEKETVKKKTLRHIQDLIIFDTSKSADLVVCHFAEEVDQILCALPDGKLLFNFLTSFMESWERHYPGTSLPLEHDLHTRLLDLLCRFAPQQLLAFLQSSPHYRLEEAIQITEKYCHSEATAYLLEKKGDCNGAFAVLLEAFKEQLSLLTADTSGGPKEDDKENQCMVLKRVEHSLDTIIALGRRNSKKLQPPQIKELWFSLLETLMTPQKQVLKDLTMNVLNSMSSLVSMPAIIQQILQSPVYEKGQLAEIQVLILGMLDTFNYEQTLFETTTSLLNHDLHWSLAHLRTAVTKGLHPRQDYCNICLQQYKRWQDPAEQILLFSCGHLYHIQCMQQQQTMDCGLGGASEQQQRRRQQQQQQEQQQQEQQQQQQQHQQQQQHQQQHQQQQQHQQQQQQWSCYKCSTIHRGKGGQYSIPKRVRSTSLAQTRLSSLHHDEARRKKVLEEVTLDFQQEQSWDQLRCLYKGPSRLAILTELSQRHSSDRAGTLIQAHPAQEVLSLKLSPPPLLEE
- the vps8 gene encoding vacuolar protein sorting-associated protein 8 homolog isoform X3 codes for the protein MSQSLDAGALLSSSSPLDPMDEGVIDDKEFDIPQVDTPPTLESILNELEDEEEPFVLEDTCVLNTENIDAHSCDTASLASSDSGDPAHFKRKKKAGEWKAAIHGSVLRHSVLQGISAQIVSAADKVDAGLPTAITLAGVIVVGTSHGLALVFDNNQALRLCLGTKTTGAEFGAISALSINNDCSRLLCGFANGQMTMWDLANGKLLRTITDAHPPGTAILHVKFTDDPTLAVCSDSGGSVFELAFRRVMGMRSCDSRCLFSGSKGEVCCIEPLRAYPDFSEHPICHYSMLALASLTKILVIGLKPSLKVWMTFPYSKSEPSSVPQLAWHFVSVQMAVHPFLAFSKGDTVHFLMIKREEMGAIHVIKQRHIHLSCDIISLNWINGRTLVLVDSHEKLQVVDRPSQEILEILDLEQVQLVYNSRHFKSLATGGNVSRALALVGEKACYQSISSYAGQMVCLGTKSAHSMTLRTWRERIDCLLKQEHFVEALSLAWSFHERTAKAVIGLCGDPVKRRGIVGDKMVEILLLFADHAMNKCPEQGRIQVMEQHFHDVIPTLIDFCLLLQRPDLLFEQLYAGLAENAVAKGVFLESLESYVVTERLGHLPTPIMKDLLAHYHSNALMDNLERCIVRLDVTSLDIQQVVQICWENQLYDAMIYVFNSGMNDYITPMEKLFAVIAPPLREGRSLTAEQVVMGNKLLVYISCCLAGRAYPLGNIPEDLVVQVKIQVFEYLIVLHTGESSSSSDAYPLIHTLLHFDTREFLNVLAMTFEDFQNDKQAIEYQQRIVDILLQVMVDNPDFTPCQVGGLFAFLARQLSKPDNTLFVNRKLFDQVLLQLLQVGGVVQFDEEKLLTLSQRATFYQILEFLYEKKRMYDKTIDCYLKDPLRKGEIFSYMEQLMSTSSHTSQEKETVKKKTLRHIQDLIIFDTSKSADLVVCHFAEEVDQILCALPDGKLLFNFLTSFMESWERHYPGTSLPLEHDLHTRLLDLLCRFAPQQLLAFLQSSPHYRLEEAIQITEKYCHSEATAYLLEKKGDCNGAFAVLLEAFKEQLSLLTADTSGGPKEDDKENQCMVLKRVEHSLDTIIALGRRNSKKLQPPQIKELWFSLLETLMTPQKQVLKDLTMNVLNSMSSLVSMPAIIQQILQSPVYEKGQLAEIQVLILGMLDTFNYEQTLFETTTSLLNHDLHWSLAHLRTAVTKGLHPRQDYCNICLQQYKRWQDPAEQILLFSCGHLYHIQCMQQQQTMDCGLGGASEQQQRRRQQQQQQEQQQQEQQQQQQQHQQQQQHQQQHQQQQQHQQQQQQWSCYKCSTIHRGKGGQYSIPKRVRSTSLAQTRLSSLHHDEARRKKVLEEVTLDFQQEQSWDQLRCLYKGPSRLAILTELSQRHSSDRAGTLIQAHPAQEVLSLKLSPPPLLEE
- the vps8 gene encoding vacuolar protein sorting-associated protein 8 homolog isoform X2, translating into MSQSLDAGALLSSSSPLDPMDEGVIDDKEFDIPQVDTPPTLESILNELEDEEEPFVLEDTCVLNTENIDAHSCDTASLASSDSGDPAHFKRKKKAGEWKAAIHGSVLRHSVLQGISAQIVSAADKVDAGLPTAITLAGVIVVGTSHGLALVFDNNQALRLCLGTKTTGAEFGAISALSINNDCSRLLCGFANGQMTMWDLANGKLLRTITDAHPPGTAILHVKFTDDPTLAVCSDSGGSVFELAFRRVMGMRSCDSRCLFSGSKGEVCCIEPLRAYPDFSEHPICHYSMLALASLTKILVIGLKPSLKVWMTFPYSKSEPSSVPQLAWHFVSVQMAVHPFLAFSKGDTVHFLMIKREEMGAIHVIKQRHIHLSCDIISLNWINGRTLVLVDSHEKLQVVDRPSQEILEILDLEQVQLVYNSRHFKSLATGGNVSRALALVGEKACYQSISSYAGQMVCLGTKSAHSMTLRTWRERIDCLLKQEHFVEALSLAWSFHERTAKAVIGLCGDPVKRRGIVGDKMVEILLLFADHAMNKCPEQGRIQVMEQHFHDVIPTLIDFCLLLQRPDLLFEQLYAGLAENAVAKGVFLESLESYVVTERLGHLPTPIMKDLLAHYHSNALMDNLERCIVRLDVTSLDIQQVVQICWENQLYDAMIYVFNSGMNDYITPMELFAVIAPPLREGRSLTAEQVVMGNKLLVYISCCLAGRAYPLGNIPEDLVVQVKIQVFEYLIVLHTGESSSSSDAYPLIHTLLHFDTREFLNVLAMTFEDFQNDKQAIEYQQRIVDILLQVMVDNPDFTPCQVGGLFAFLARQLSKPDNTLFVNRKLFDQVLEFLCRPDDVSRHAERQQVLLQLLQVGGVVQFDEEKLLTLSQRATFYQILEFLYEKKRMYDKTIDCYLKDPLRKGEIFSYMEQLMSTSSHTSQEKETVKKKTLRHIQDLIIFDTSKSADLVVCHFAEEVDQILCALPDGKLLFNFLTSFMESWERHYPGTSLPLEHDLHTRLLDLLCRFAPQQLLAFLQSSPHYRLEEAIQITEKYCHSEATAYLLEKKGDCNGAFAVLLEAFKEQLSLLTADTSGGPKEDDKENQCMVLKRVEHSLDTIIALGRRNSKKLQPPQIKELWFSLLETLMTPQKQVLKDLTMNVLNSMSSLVSMPAIIQQILQSPVYEKGQLAEIQVLILGMLDTFNYEQTLFETTTSLLNHDLHWSLAHLRTAVTKGLHPRQDYCNICLQQYKRWQDPAEQILLFSCGHLYHIQCMQQQQTMDCGLGGASEQQQRRRQQQQQQEQQQQEQQQQQQQHQQQQQHQQQHQQQQQHQQQQQQWSCYKCSTIHRGKGGQYSIPKRVRSTSLAQTRLSSLHHDEARRKKVLEEVTLDFQQEQSWDQLRCLYKGPSRLAILTELSQRHSSDRAGTLIQAHPAQEVLSLKLSPPPLLEE